Proteins encoded together in one Terriglobales bacterium window:
- a CDS encoding PEP-CTERM sorting domain-containing protein, translating into MRVKFALSTLIVLAVCISTASANTITFTTPPGATTSGGAVNAQAVFTTGAGTLSITLTNLQANPTNVAQLLSDLSFTLSSSFAGAALSSSSGQEITVQGGGTFTLGSTVSTGWSLSSLGGNTLLLNVLGTPTGPAHLIIGPPGAGNVYSNANGSIAGNGPHNPFLNQSATFNISIAGVTASTTVTGATFSFGTTAGADNVPGTPPVPEPASMLLMGTGLLGLGGLVRRRLR; encoded by the coding sequence ATGAGAGTAAAGTTTGCTCTGTCCACCCTCATCGTTTTGGCCGTTTGTATCTCCACGGCGAGTGCGAATACCATCACGTTCACAACACCTCCAGGGGCCACAACCTCCGGCGGTGCGGTAAACGCCCAGGCGGTTTTCACAACCGGTGCTGGAACTCTGTCGATAACTTTGACAAATCTCCAGGCCAATCCGACGAATGTGGCTCAGTTGCTGAGCGATTTGAGCTTCACGCTGAGCAGTTCGTTTGCCGGTGCAGCCCTGTCCTCAAGTTCTGGACAGGAAATCACCGTTCAAGGCGGTGGCACTTTCACTTTGGGCTCTACGGTGTCGACCGGTTGGAGTTTATCTAGCCTCGGCGGTAATACGCTTCTGCTTAATGTACTCGGGACGCCAACCGGCCCGGCGCACCTGATCATTGGCCCTCCCGGCGCTGGCAATGTCTATAGCAACGCCAATGGGTCCATTGCGGGCAACGGCCCACACAATCCATTCCTCAATCAATCCGCCACGTTCAACATCTCCATCGCTGGAGTAACCGCGAGCACGACGGTCACCGGCGCAACGTTCTCATTCGGAACGACTGCTGGAGCAGATAATGTGCCCGGAACACCGCCCGTTCCTGAGCCAGCCAGCATGCTGCTGATGGGAACCGGATTGCTCGGTCTTGGCGGACTAGTTCGCCGTCGTTTGCGATAA